The Lancefieldella sp. Marseille-Q7238 genomic interval CTCGTCATCAAGACCGGATCCAAAAAGCACCGGACAGCGCACAAAACGCGCGAAGTTTGCGCTGTCTACATACGCAAGCTTGCCAAAGATTTCATCTACGCGCTCCCCGCGCGGATCAAACCAATGTGTGTAGTAGCGAATACCCTCGTAGGCCTGCTTGTCGGCGCCCAGCTCCCAAACGGCTCTGAAGTCCGAAAGAAACGGGAAAAGAATGGCTGCACGGTTGACGAGCTCTTGGTTGAGAGCACAGCACGCGATACCCATGCCGCCTCCCTGTGACTGCCCGTTGACAAAAACGCGCTTCAGGTCGATACCATCCATAGCACACACAATACGGCAGAGAATCCGAACGTTTTGATAGAGGCGCACGTAGTAGAGATCCTTCGCAGGACCGTCAAGTCCTGCAACAAGATGACCCGCTACGGTTGTTCCTGCATACCCGTCTCCGTCATAGCTCCGCCCGCCCTGTCCGGGATTATCAAGCGCGAGAAGCGCGCAGCCTGCGCCTACAAAAGACGCCTGCTCAAACCAGGAGCGAGAAGCACCTGGATACCCGTGGAACTGCAGTACCAAGGGTACGTTCTTCTCGCCATGCGGATAGAGAAATTTGGCGTAGAGCTTCGCACCTTTCATGCCGTCAAACCAAAGGTCGCAAAAGGCGCACGTTTTTGCCTGCGCTACCTCATCAGAAGGCTCAAGCCGCCAGCTCAGCGGCACAGCGTCAGCCTCAGCCATACGAGCTTCCCAGAATTCGCTGAAGTCAGCCGACATCGGCGCCAGCGCACGGGCGACGCGCAGCTCCCTATAATCAAGCTTTGAAAGAGACATCCGGGTCCTTATCAATCGTTTGAGATACAAGGAGGGCGCATCCTTTCGGATACGCCCTCGACATGTGATTATTCGCCAAGCTTCGGATGAAGCAGCGAGGGCGCGGCTCCAAGGAGCGTCTTAGTATAGGGGTCTTGAGGGTGTTCAAACACCTGCTTCGCAGAACCGTCCTCCATGATCTGCCCGTGATTCATAACGATAATACGGTCGGACACGTAGCGTACGGTCTGAATATCATGCGAGATGAAAATCATAGAAAGCCCTAGGTCTCGCTTGAGATCGGTAAGCAGGTTCAGGATTTGCGCTCGCACAGAAACGTCAAGCGCCGATGTAGGCTCATCAGCAATGATGGCGGACGGATTGAGCGACATGGCGCGCGCGATGGCTACGCGCTGGCGCTGACCGCCCGAAAGCTGTCCGGGAAGCGCACGAAGCGCCGATTTTGGAAGCCCGACAAGACCCACAAGTTCGTTAATGCGTTTTTCCCGCTCGTCAGGCGTTCCCACCTTGTGCACCAAAAGCGGATCGAGGAGCTGGTCGCGCACGATCATCCGAGGATTTAAGGCTGTAGCGGGATCTTGAAAGACCACCGAAACTACACGCCCAATCTGTTTGCGCAGCTCAGGCGTGCGCTTGGTAACATCGTGCCCCTTGAAAAAGACTTTACCTGACGTTGGCGACTGAAGTCCGCACATCACGTTAGCCGTAGTGGACTTGCCGCATCCCGACTCGCCGACAATGCCGATGGTTTCGCCGGGCATCAGTTTAATTGTCACGTGCTGAACCGCGTGGACCTTATGAGGATGAAAAACGGAGCCGGTACGCGTCTTAAACGTCACGGAAATATCATCGAGGAAGATGATGGGCTGCTGTTCGCTCACTTACTCCACCTCCTTTTTCTGTACACGCTCAAGATACGGCACAAGTCCATGCTCTTTCAGATACTCGTCGGGCAACTCCGAGAAGCTATGGTGGCGCCCGGGAATCTGCTTGAGCAGCGGATGAACCTCAAGACCAAGTTCCGGATGGCTTGAGCGAGGCGCGAAGCGGTCTCCTCTTGGAAAATCCTCGGGAGAGGGCACCGAGCCCGGAACCTGATGAAGACGCGTTCCATCCTGAGCGCCTTCCTCGATGGAAAGGACGGAGCCTAAAAGGCCGCGGGTATATTCGTGCACCGGATTGGTCAAAAGCTCCGTTGTCGGCGCCTGCTCAATTACCTGCCCGGCGTACATAACGGTAATCTCAGAAGCTACCTCCGCCACAAGCGCAAGGTCATGACTTACAAAGATCATGGCAAAACCAAGACGGTCCTGCAAATCATTGAGGAGCTTGATGACCTGCTTTTGAACGGTCACGTCAAGCGCGGTTGTAGGTTCATCGCAGATGACCAGCGATGGATCACGCGTCAGAGCCATAGCGATAAGCACACGCTGACGCTGACCGCCAGAAAGCTCATGGGGATAGGATTCCAAGGTGCGCTTAGGGTCAAGGCCTACCAGCTCAAGAAGCTCTTCGGCCGAGCGTGTACCGCCTCGGCTTGTCAGCTGTTTCATCTGAGAAGCGATAAGCATCGAGGGGTTAAGCGAGGACAGAGCATCCTGGTACACCATGGCAAGCTCATGGCCGAGCAACCTACGATGGCCATCTTTGGACATCGTTACAAGGTCCTGGCCTTTATAGAGCACCTCGCCAGTGATGGTTTCCTTTGGATCTGTAAGACCCATGATGACTTTAGTGGTAATCGACTTACCGCAACCCGACTCGCCAACCAGTGCCATACACTGACCGGGGCGGACGTCAAAGCTCACGCCGTCAACAACCTTTACCTCGCCGTGTGACTCAAAGCTGATGGAAAGATCCTTAACTTGCAGAATCGGGTCAACCGTGAAGTTGGGCTTATGCCTGTCTGTTCTCGCTAGCTCGACCACCTTGAGATCAGACAGGCGCCGATTTAGGGATTTCTCCTGTTCAGCATAGGCGCGCACGGGGTCTGAAGCGAGAATATCGTCAGCTCGCCGAGACTCCGAGGTATCCGCGTCAACAGGAGCTCCCGGTGCCGCGGCCATGGCGTCGGTCAGACCCTCGGAGAGGATGTTGAGCGCTAGGCAAGTCAGCATGATGGCAAGGCCGGGGAAAAACGCCTGCCACCAGCGGCCGGCCAGAACGCCGCCGCGAGCATCAGCCAAGATATTGCCCCATGTGGGAGTGGGCTCTTGAATGCCGGCTCCGATAAAGGTAAGCGACGCCTCAAAGATGATGGCATCTGCTACCAGCGTAACCGTAAAGACCATAATGGGCGCGATGCAGTTCCGAAGCACATGCTTCCACAAAATCCAGGGCGCGCGGGCACCGGAAACGATGGTGGCGCGCACGTAATCCTCGCCATACTCGCTCACAATATTAGCGCGCACAATGCGGGCAATCTGAGGCGTGTACATAAAGCCAATCGCGAAAATAATGGACGGAATGCTGTTGCCGAGAATAGAAACGAACACCGCGGCAAGCGCGATGCCCGGAAAGGACATGATGATATCGAGCAGGCGCATAATAACTTCGGAAACCGCTTTTCTCGACACCGCCGCAACGGCGCCGATAATAGATCCG includes:
- a CDS encoding alpha/beta fold hydrolase, whose product is MSLSKLDYRELRVARALAPMSADFSEFWEARMAEADAVPLSWRLEPSDEVAQAKTCAFCDLWFDGMKGAKLYAKFLYPHGEKNVPLVLQFHGYPGASRSWFEQASFVGAGCALLALDNPGQGGRSYDGDGYAGTTVAGHLVAGLDGPAKDLYYVRLYQNVRILCRIVCAMDGIDLKRVFVNGQSQGGGMGIACCALNQELVNRAAILFPFLSDFRAVWELGADKQAYEGIRYYTHWFDPRGERVDEIFGKLAYVDSANFARFVRCPVLFGSGLDDEVCPLPTQFAVYNALECPKRHLLFEDYGHEEIQAFDDRIIGFFDAQDARSWLAEEARS
- a CDS encoding ABC transporter ATP-binding protein, which codes for MSEQQPIIFLDDISVTFKTRTGSVFHPHKVHAVQHVTIKLMPGETIGIVGESGCGKSTTANVMCGLQSPTSGKVFFKGHDVTKRTPELRKQIGRVVSVVFQDPATALNPRMIVRDQLLDPLLVHKVGTPDEREKRINELVGLVGLPKSALRALPGQLSGGQRQRVAIARAMSLNPSAIIADEPTSALDVSVRAQILNLLTDLKRDLGLSMIFISHDIQTVRYVSDRIIVMNHGQIMEDGSAKQVFEHPQDPYTKTLLGAAPSLLHPKLGE
- a CDS encoding dipeptide/oligopeptide/nickel ABC transporter permease/ATP-binding protein, whose amino-acid sequence is MIEIRKKQTEKLEEAAAKGLKFGGFKNMRTTSKIALAILVLVVLASVLAALLAPHNPLDIFNARQAPGNGFLFGTDDKGRDILSRMLYGGRYSLVIGFGATGMALVLGSIIGAVAAVSRKAVSEVIMRLLDIIMSFPGIALAAVFVSILGNSIPSIIFAIGFMYTPQIARIVRANIVSEYGEDYVRATIVSGARAPWILWKHVLRNCIAPIMVFTVTLVADAIIFEASLTFIGAGIQEPTPTWGNILADARGGVLAGRWWQAFFPGLAIMLTCLALNILSEGLTDAMAAAPGAPVDADTSESRRADDILASDPVRAYAEQEKSLNRRLSDLKVVELARTDRHKPNFTVDPILQVKDLSISFESHGEVKVVDGVSFDVRPGQCMALVGESGCGKSITTKVIMGLTDPKETITGEVLYKGQDLVTMSKDGHRRLLGHELAMVYQDALSSLNPSMLIASQMKQLTSRGGTRSAEELLELVGLDPKRTLESYPHELSGGQRQRVLIAMALTRDPSLVICDEPTTALDVTVQKQVIKLLNDLQDRLGFAMIFVSHDLALVAEVASEITVMYAGQVIEQAPTTELLTNPVHEYTRGLLGSVLSIEEGAQDGTRLHQVPGSVPSPEDFPRGDRFAPRSSHPELGLEVHPLLKQIPGRHHSFSELPDEYLKEHGLVPYLERVQKKEVE